One segment of Zhihengliuella halotolerans DNA contains the following:
- a CDS encoding ATP-dependent helicase: MSDSVAQTAVLDRFTPATREWFTGAFAAPTDAQVGAWDAVSRGENALVVAPTGSGKTLSAFLWALDSLVRDGNGSSEPALPGLAAKAERKRSTRVLYISPLKALGVDVERNLRSPLIGITQTAARLGETAPEIRVGVRSGDTPANERRKLQTNPPDILITTPESLFLMLTSRARESLAGVDTVILDEVHAVAGTKRGAHLAVSLERLDALLPAPAQRIGLSATVEPHTEVARFLGGSRPVTVVAPESRKKWDLTVSVPVEDMTDLPAAAGAHDMGPASGLQPQASIWPHVEEQIVDHIEANRSTIVFANSRRLAERLTGRLNEIHGERLELSTDDEEWGDGLAAVREQARGSAPTTRTPAEMMAQAGQTSGAEPVLARAHHGSVSKEQRADIEDGLKSGRLRCVVATSSLELGIDMGLVDLVIQVESPNSVASGLQRVGRTGHQVGAASAGYFFPKHRGDLLETAVTVERMLAGRIEPLRIPANPLDILAQQTVAATALGEIDAEEWYDVVRRAAPFAALPRSAYEATLDLLAGKYPSDEFAELRPRIVWDRDAGTLTGRPGAQRLAVTSGGTIPDRGLFGVFIVGTEEERPGAARTGGRRVGELDEEMVYESRVGDIFALGATSWRIEDITHDRVLVTPAFGQPGKLPFWHGDGPGRPVELGHAVGAFRREVAALDEDDAAARLASAGLDAWAVANLRGYLAAQQEATGALPTDRALVVERFQDELGDWRVVLHSPFGMPVHAPWALAVGARLRERYGLDGSAMAADDGIVLRVPMMEDEPPGAELFDFEPDELAEIVTREVGGSALFASRFRECAARALLLPRQNPSKRSPLWQQRQRSAQLLDVAKKFPTFPIILETARECLQDVYDLDALSAIASAVQSRSISVLETTTRSPSPFAQSLLFGYVAQFLYEGDSPLAERRAAALSLDPTLLGDLLGRTELRELLDADVIIRTAAELQRTADGYRLRADTDERGVEAVADLLRLLGPLDAGQLAERLEPPGTPAEQVNRWAQELVRSVRALKVQLSGREVYAAIEDAARLRDALGVALPIGVPLAFVEPVDDPLSDLVGRYARTHGPFTAQEAAIALGLGVGVVRVALQRLAQDGRVSDGAFRPPELLAAEHHTPAGHDGLDADSAGLEWCEREVLRRIRRRSLAALRAEVEPVPGDAYARFLPEWQFIGDGASTAPALRGIDGVATVLEQLAGYPAPASAWESHILPSRVADYRPGYLDELLSAGEVLATGAGALAGTDGWVAFHPAATAELTLPVSDAEPETSAVQAQLLHTLTGGGAYFFRQLAEAAPDVPQGELVEALWELFFAGRVTNDTFAPVRGLLDGGKTAHRRRASTPRARLGRPTRLSLRSGLRNRLSEPADSGLRPGANPADALASTTGVLTPAQAAKATGRWSLVPRAEADPTIRTHATAELLLDRYGVLTRGPVMSEDVAGGFALVYKVLARLEESGRVRRGYFIEHLGAAQFALSATIDRLRTHASGHDDAATHRSDRRRAVALAATDPANPYGAALPWPEPPESGAATAEASAADPAASGRGRHRPGRKAGAVVVLVDGELTLYLERGGKTMLSFSTDPAALDAAATALVGALKLARIEKLGIERVGGQPIGGTALADALRAAGFYAAPNGVRFRA, encoded by the coding sequence ATATCGGATTCAGTAGCGCAGACGGCGGTCCTGGACCGCTTCACGCCCGCGACCAGAGAATGGTTCACGGGCGCCTTCGCTGCGCCGACCGACGCCCAGGTCGGGGCCTGGGACGCGGTCTCCCGGGGTGAGAACGCACTCGTCGTCGCCCCCACCGGGTCCGGGAAGACGCTGTCCGCGTTCCTCTGGGCCCTCGACTCCCTCGTCCGCGACGGTAACGGCAGCAGTGAACCGGCACTGCCCGGCCTCGCCGCGAAGGCCGAGCGCAAGCGTTCGACCCGCGTCCTCTACATCTCCCCGCTCAAGGCTCTCGGCGTCGACGTCGAGCGCAACCTGCGCAGCCCGCTCATCGGCATCACGCAGACCGCGGCCCGCCTCGGCGAAACCGCACCTGAGATCCGGGTCGGCGTCCGCTCCGGCGACACCCCTGCCAACGAGCGGCGGAAGCTCCAGACGAACCCGCCGGACATCCTCATCACCACCCCCGAATCCCTCTTTCTCATGCTGACGAGTCGGGCCCGGGAGTCGCTCGCCGGCGTCGACACCGTGATCCTCGACGAGGTGCACGCCGTCGCGGGGACCAAGCGCGGCGCCCACCTCGCGGTATCGCTCGAGCGGCTCGACGCGCTGCTGCCGGCCCCGGCCCAGCGCATCGGGCTCTCCGCGACGGTCGAACCGCACACCGAGGTCGCCCGATTCCTCGGCGGGTCCCGTCCCGTCACCGTCGTCGCCCCGGAGAGCCGCAAGAAATGGGACTTGACGGTGTCCGTTCCCGTCGAGGACATGACGGACCTGCCGGCGGCCGCCGGCGCCCACGACATGGGCCCGGCCTCCGGCCTGCAGCCGCAGGCAAGCATTTGGCCGCACGTCGAAGAGCAGATCGTCGACCACATCGAGGCCAACCGTTCCACGATCGTCTTCGCCAACTCCCGCCGCCTCGCCGAACGCCTGACCGGCCGGCTCAACGAGATCCACGGCGAGCGCCTCGAACTCTCCACCGATGACGAGGAGTGGGGCGACGGCCTCGCCGCGGTGCGCGAGCAGGCCCGGGGATCCGCCCCGACGACGCGCACTCCCGCCGAGATGATGGCCCAGGCGGGACAGACCTCCGGAGCCGAGCCCGTGCTCGCCCGCGCCCACCACGGCTCCGTCTCCAAGGAGCAGCGCGCCGACATCGAGGACGGGCTCAAGTCCGGCCGGCTGCGCTGCGTGGTCGCGACCAGCTCGCTCGAGCTCGGCATCGACATGGGCCTCGTCGACCTCGTCATCCAGGTCGAGTCCCCCAACTCGGTCGCCTCGGGCCTGCAGCGCGTCGGCCGCACCGGCCACCAGGTCGGCGCGGCCTCCGCCGGCTATTTCTTCCCCAAGCACCGGGGCGACCTGCTGGAGACCGCAGTCACCGTCGAACGCATGCTCGCCGGACGCATCGAGCCCCTGCGCATCCCCGCCAACCCGCTCGACATCCTCGCCCAGCAGACCGTGGCCGCCACGGCACTCGGCGAGATCGACGCGGAGGAGTGGTACGACGTCGTCCGGCGGGCCGCCCCGTTCGCGGCGCTGCCCCGCTCGGCGTACGAGGCGACGCTCGACCTGCTGGCCGGGAAGTATCCGTCCGACGAGTTCGCGGAGCTGCGTCCGCGCATCGTCTGGGACCGCGACGCGGGCACGCTCACCGGCCGCCCGGGTGCCCAGCGCCTCGCTGTGACCTCCGGCGGCACGATCCCCGACCGCGGGCTGTTCGGCGTCTTCATCGTCGGCACCGAGGAGGAACGGCCGGGCGCCGCGCGGACGGGCGGGCGCCGCGTCGGCGAGCTCGACGAGGAGATGGTCTACGAGTCGCGGGTCGGCGACATCTTCGCCCTCGGCGCCACGAGCTGGCGGATCGAGGACATCACGCACGACCGGGTGCTCGTCACGCCCGCGTTCGGCCAACCCGGCAAGCTTCCTTTCTGGCACGGCGACGGCCCCGGCCGCCCCGTCGAACTGGGCCACGCCGTCGGCGCGTTCCGCCGCGAGGTCGCCGCGCTCGACGAGGACGACGCCGCCGCCCGCCTCGCGTCCGCGGGCCTCGACGCGTGGGCCGTCGCCAATCTCCGCGGCTACCTCGCCGCGCAACAGGAGGCCACTGGCGCGCTGCCGACCGACCGGGCCCTCGTCGTCGAACGGTTCCAGGACGAACTCGGCGACTGGCGGGTCGTGCTGCATTCCCCGTTCGGCATGCCCGTGCACGCGCCGTGGGCCCTCGCCGTGGGCGCCCGGCTGCGCGAACGCTACGGACTCGACGGGTCCGCGATGGCCGCCGACGACGGGATCGTGCTGCGCGTGCCAATGATGGAGGACGAGCCGCCCGGTGCCGAACTCTTCGACTTCGAGCCCGACGAGCTGGCCGAAATCGTCACCCGGGAGGTCGGCGGCTCCGCCCTCTTCGCCTCGCGCTTCCGCGAATGCGCGGCCCGTGCCCTGCTGCTGCCGCGCCAGAACCCCTCCAAGCGCAGCCCGCTGTGGCAGCAGCGGCAGCGTTCGGCCCAGCTGCTCGACGTCGCCAAGAAGTTCCCGACGTTCCCGATCATCCTCGAGACCGCCCGCGAGTGCCTGCAGGACGTCTACGACCTCGACGCACTCTCCGCGATCGCGTCCGCCGTGCAGTCCCGCAGCATCAGCGTCCTCGAAACGACGACGCGCTCCCCCTCCCCGTTCGCCCAGTCCCTGCTCTTCGGCTACGTCGCCCAGTTCCTCTACGAAGGCGACTCCCCGCTGGCCGAGCGCCGGGCCGCCGCGCTCTCGCTCGACCCGACGCTGCTGGGCGACCTGCTCGGCCGCACCGAGCTGCGCGAGCTGCTCGACGCCGACGTCATCATCCGCACCGCCGCCGAGCTGCAGCGCACCGCCGACGGCTACCGGCTGCGCGCGGACACGGACGAGCGCGGCGTCGAGGCCGTCGCCGACCTGCTGCGCCTGCTCGGCCCGCTCGACGCCGGGCAGCTCGCCGAGCGCCTCGAGCCCCCCGGCACCCCCGCGGAGCAGGTGAACCGCTGGGCCCAGGAGCTCGTGCGCAGCGTCCGCGCCCTGAAGGTCCAGCTCTCCGGACGCGAGGTGTATGCGGCCATCGAGGACGCGGCCCGGCTGCGCGACGCGCTCGGCGTCGCCCTCCCGATCGGCGTCCCGCTGGCGTTCGTCGAGCCCGTCGACGACCCCCTCAGTGACCTCGTCGGCCGCTACGCGCGCACCCACGGCCCTTTCACCGCCCAAGAGGCGGCGATCGCGCTGGGACTGGGCGTCGGCGTCGTGCGGGTGGCCCTGCAGCGTCTCGCGCAGGACGGGCGCGTCTCCGACGGCGCCTTCCGCCCGCCCGAGCTGCTCGCCGCCGAGCACCACACGCCGGCCGGACACGACGGGCTCGACGCCGACTCCGCCGGGCTCGAGTGGTGCGAGCGAGAGGTCCTGCGCCGGATCCGCCGCCGTTCTCTGGCGGCGCTGCGCGCCGAGGTCGAGCCCGTGCCGGGCGACGCCTACGCCCGCTTCCTGCCCGAGTGGCAGTTCATCGGCGACGGCGCGTCAACGGCGCCGGCGCTGCGCGGGATCGACGGCGTGGCCACGGTGCTCGAGCAGCTCGCCGGCTACCCCGCCCCGGCGAGCGCGTGGGAGTCCCACATCCTGCCTTCCCGCGTCGCCGACTACCGGCCCGGCTACCTGGACGAGCTGCTCTCCGCGGGCGAGGTCCTGGCGACCGGGGCCGGCGCGCTGGCCGGGACCGACGGCTGGGTCGCCTTCCACCCGGCCGCCACGGCAGAGCTGACCCTGCCGGTCTCGGACGCGGAGCCGGAGACGAGCGCCGTCCAGGCCCAGTTGCTCCACACCCTCACCGGCGGCGGCGCGTACTTCTTCCGGCAGCTCGCCGAGGCCGCCCCGGACGTTCCGCAGGGCGAACTCGTCGAGGCCCTCTGGGAGCTATTCTTCGCCGGTCGCGTCACGAACGACACGTTCGCACCCGTCCGCGGGCTGCTCGACGGCGGCAAGACGGCTCACCGGCGTCGGGCGTCGACCCCGCGGGCGCGCCTCGGCCGTCCCACCCGGCTGTCCCTGCGCTCTGGGCTGCGGAACCGCCTGTCGGAGCCGGCCGACTCGGGCCTGCGCCCCGGCGCGAACCCGGCCGACGCGCTGGCCTCCACGACCGGAGTGCTGACCCCTGCGCAGGCCGCCAAGGCCACGGGCCGCTGGTCGCTCGTGCCGCGGGCCGAGGCGGATCCGACGATCCGGACGCACGCCACCGCCGAACTGCTGCTGGACCGCTACGGCGTCCTCACGCGCGGCCCGGTCATGAGCGAAGACGTCGCCGGCGGCTTCGCGCTCGTGTACAAGGTGCTGGCCCGGCTCGAGGAGTCCGGCCGCGTCCGCCGCGGCTACTTCATCGAACACCTGGGCGCCGCGCAGTTCGCGCTGTCGGCAACGATCGACCGCCTCCGCACCCACGCCTCGGGGCACGACGACGCCGCCACGCACCGCTCCGACCGCCGCCGCGCCGTCGCCCTCGCCGCGACCGATCCGGCCAACCCGTACGGGGCGGCCCTGCCCTGGCCGGAACCGCCCGAGTCGGGCGCGGCGACGGCCGAAGCGTCCGCAGCGGACCCGGCGGCGAGCGGTCGCGGGCGACACCGCCCGGGCCGGAAGGCGGGCGCCGTCGTCGTCCTGGTCGACGGGGAGCTGACGCTCTACCTCGAGCGCGGCGGCAAGACCATGTTGAGCTTCAGCACGGACCCGGCGGCGCTCGACGCCGCCGCGACCGCGCTGGTGGGCGCGTTGAAACTGGCGCGCATCGAAAAGTTGGGGATCGAACGAGTAGGCGGGCAGCCAATCGGCGGCACCGCACTGGCCGACGCACTCCGCGCGGCCGGATTTTACGCAGCACCGAACGGGGTGAGATTCCGTGCCTGA
- the rlmH gene encoding 23S rRNA (pseudouridine(1915)-N(3))-methyltransferase RlmH, with the protein MGIRVLAIGKKHESWVSEGIDRYAKRMKKPYDVTWQLLPHSSREADAARSEESERLLAKIGAQDHVVLLDERGRNIDSPDLAARLQRQFDISKPVTVIIGGAYGVADSVHQRADFVWSLSKLVFPHQLVRLILAEQLYRAQEISGGRPYHHT; encoded by the coding sequence ATGGGAATTCGGGTTCTGGCCATCGGGAAGAAGCACGAGTCGTGGGTGAGCGAGGGGATCGACCGCTACGCCAAGCGCATGAAGAAGCCGTACGACGTCACGTGGCAGTTGCTGCCGCACTCGTCGCGCGAGGCGGATGCCGCCCGTTCCGAGGAGAGTGAGCGGCTGCTCGCCAAGATCGGGGCCCAGGACCATGTCGTGCTGCTCGACGAGCGGGGCCGGAACATCGACTCGCCGGACCTCGCCGCCAGATTGCAGCGGCAGTTCGACATCTCCAAGCCGGTCACCGTCATCATCGGCGGCGCGTACGGAGTGGCCGACTCCGTGCACCAGCGGGCCGACTTCGTCTGGAGCCTCTCGAAACTGGTGTTCCCGCACCAGCTGGTCCGGCTGATTCTGGCCGAGCAGCTCTATCGCGCGCAGGAGATTTCCGGAGGCCGCCCGTACCACCACACGTGA
- a CDS encoding BCCT family transporter, translating to MDAPRPTSTPVDTDYPHDTHPGLVPGIAVDEQRVRYGTDRLVFGIAAALIVGFIIWGVTSTESLTAVSGVALTWVVSNTGWLFNILVAVVLAFLIYLGLSKYGRIPLGRDGEKPEFKTFSWITMMFSAGVGIGIFFFGPYEPLYYYMNPAPGAADPETIEAMHKAMAQTLYHWGFHAWALYSLVGAAVAYGAYRRGRVPLMSSIFTPIFGKDRVNGWQGKTIDMLAIVATLFGTAASLGIGTLQIGRGVEIVSGIGDIGNSALIAIIMVLTIGFILSAVSGVGRGIRWLSNINMTAAFGLAVFIFVAGPTLFLLNFLPSATFEYFGDFFEMMTRSASWGEEAAAFSEAWTVFYWAWWASWAPFVGIFLARISRGRTLKQYIFATLAVPFMVCVLAFGTFGGTTLWMRANGNESITAETSPQDLLFEVLHALPLGSITPFIAMFCLAVFFVTSADSASLVMGTLSQRGNPDPDKKVTIFWGLAMMGIAVVMLLIGGNEALSGLQNLIIVSALPFAVILLFMIAAFFKDLQTDPAVIRTEYAQTALENAVRSGIDEHGDDFALSVEKAAEGEGAGAAFDSSADEVTQWYQRYDEDGNPVDYDYESGEYADGWTPETGAIRAVDAVDTERSPRSPVDVDHDGDQQPAR from the coding sequence GTGGACGCACCACGGCCCACCAGCACGCCCGTCGACACCGACTACCCGCACGACACCCACCCCGGACTCGTCCCCGGCATCGCCGTCGACGAACAGCGGGTCCGCTACGGCACAGACCGCCTCGTCTTCGGCATCGCGGCCGCACTGATCGTCGGATTCATCATCTGGGGAGTCACCAGCACGGAGTCGCTGACCGCGGTCTCCGGTGTCGCGCTGACGTGGGTCGTCTCCAACACCGGCTGGCTCTTCAACATCCTGGTCGCGGTCGTCCTCGCCTTCCTCATCTACCTGGGGCTGAGCAAGTACGGTCGGATCCCCCTCGGGCGCGACGGTGAGAAACCCGAGTTCAAGACGTTCTCGTGGATCACGATGATGTTCTCCGCCGGCGTCGGGATCGGCATCTTCTTCTTCGGGCCCTACGAACCCCTCTACTACTACATGAATCCGGCGCCCGGCGCCGCCGATCCCGAAACGATCGAAGCCATGCACAAGGCCATGGCCCAGACGCTGTACCACTGGGGTTTCCATGCCTGGGCCCTCTACTCGCTCGTCGGCGCCGCCGTCGCCTACGGCGCCTACCGCCGCGGCCGCGTGCCGTTGATGAGTTCGATCTTCACGCCGATCTTCGGTAAGGACCGCGTCAACGGCTGGCAGGGCAAGACCATCGACATGCTGGCCATCGTGGCGACGCTGTTCGGGACCGCGGCGTCGCTCGGCATCGGCACCTTGCAGATCGGCCGCGGCGTCGAGATCGTCTCCGGGATCGGGGACATCGGCAACTCCGCCCTGATCGCGATCATCATGGTGCTCACGATCGGGTTCATCCTCTCCGCCGTCTCCGGTGTCGGCCGCGGCATCCGCTGGCTCTCGAACATCAACATGACCGCGGCCTTCGGACTCGCCGTCTTCATCTTCGTGGCTGGCCCGACCCTGTTCCTGCTGAACTTCCTACCCTCGGCGACGTTCGAGTACTTCGGCGACTTCTTCGAGATGATGACGCGCAGCGCGTCGTGGGGCGAAGAAGCGGCGGCGTTCTCCGAGGCGTGGACCGTCTTCTACTGGGCCTGGTGGGCTTCCTGGGCGCCGTTCGTCGGCATCTTCCTCGCCAGGATCTCCCGCGGCCGCACGCTCAAGCAGTACATCTTCGCCACGCTGGCCGTCCCCTTCATGGTGTGCGTCCTCGCGTTCGGCACGTTCGGCGGCACAACGCTGTGGATGCGCGCCAACGGCAACGAATCGATCACGGCGGAGACGTCGCCGCAGGACCTCCTGTTCGAGGTGCTGCACGCCCTGCCGCTGGGCTCGATCACCCCGTTCATCGCCATGTTCTGCCTGGCGGTCTTCTTCGTCACCTCCGCCGACTCCGCCTCGCTGGTGATGGGCACGCTCTCTCAGCGCGGCAATCCGGATCCGGATAAGAAGGTCACCATCTTCTGGGGACTGGCGATGATGGGCATCGCCGTCGTCATGCTCCTGATCGGCGGCAACGAGGCCCTCTCCGGCCTGCAGAACCTCATCATCGTCTCGGCGCTGCCCTTCGCGGTCATCCTCCTGTTCATGATCGCCGCGTTCTTCAAGGACCTGCAGACCGACCCGGCGGTCATCCGCACCGAATACGCGCAGACCGCGCTCGAGAACGCGGTGCGCTCCGGCATCGACGAACACGGTGACGACTTCGCCCTCTCCGTCGAGAAGGCCGCGGAGGGCGAGGGTGCCGGCGCCGCGTTCGACTCGAGTGCCGACGAGGTCACCCAGTGGTATCAGCGCTACGACGAAGACGGCAATCCCGTCGACTACGACTACGAGTCCGGCGAATACGCCGACGGCTGGACCCCGGAGACGGGCGCCATCCGTGCCGTGGACGCGGTGGACACGGAGCGGAGCCCGCGCTCTCCCGTCGATGTGGATCACGACGGCGACCAGCAGCCCGCTCGCTGA
- a CDS encoding LacI family DNA-binding transcriptional regulator, translating to MATLADVARAAGVSKSTASRALAGHLVASGTRERVLAVARELDYVASPAAVSLATGKSGMIAAIVPACNTWFTGTLLDGIAEAALELDYDVVLYNLGELGTRRRRAFDHFQRRKHVDAVVSGNFALTADEIEQLREMRMPVAGVGEATDGIRTWCLDDVAAGRIATEHLIGLGHRQIHFVGGRRTTDRSLYAAEDARLRGYAAALAAAGLARPRELRLDPDFTSAYAAGREIFATARHPRALYAATDDIALGLVLAARDTGLDVPGDVSVVGTDDQLLAGPFGLTTLRQRPADQGSEIVRWLAGEIDHPTHRHSHTWVAPELVVRSTTAAPSER from the coding sequence ATGGCGACCCTGGCCGACGTCGCTCGCGCCGCGGGCGTCTCCAAGTCCACAGCGTCGCGCGCACTCGCCGGGCACCTGGTAGCCAGCGGAACTCGCGAACGCGTACTGGCTGTCGCCCGGGAACTCGACTATGTGGCATCGCCGGCAGCAGTCAGCCTCGCGACAGGAAAATCCGGAATGATCGCGGCGATCGTCCCAGCCTGCAACACGTGGTTCACGGGCACGTTGCTCGACGGCATCGCTGAAGCCGCCCTCGAACTCGACTACGACGTCGTCCTCTACAACCTGGGAGAACTGGGTACCCGCCGCCGGAGAGCGTTCGATCACTTTCAGCGGCGCAAACACGTGGATGCGGTAGTTTCGGGGAATTTCGCGCTAACGGCTGACGAGATCGAGCAGTTGCGCGAGATGCGAATGCCCGTCGCCGGAGTCGGCGAAGCGACGGACGGCATTCGGACATGGTGTCTGGACGACGTCGCCGCCGGCCGGATCGCAACAGAACACCTCATCGGGCTCGGACATCGGCAGATCCACTTCGTCGGGGGGCGGCGCACAACAGACCGTTCGCTCTACGCGGCCGAGGACGCGCGCCTACGCGGCTATGCCGCCGCCTTGGCCGCCGCCGGCCTCGCCCGCCCTCGAGAACTGCGTCTGGACCCCGATTTCACCTCGGCCTACGCCGCTGGCCGTGAAATTTTCGCCACCGCACGCCATCCCCGTGCGCTCTACGCCGCCACGGACGACATCGCACTTGGTCTCGTCCTCGCAGCGCGAGACACCGGCCTCGATGTTCCAGGCGACGTGTCGGTGGTGGGGACTGACGACCAGCTCCTGGCCGGCCCCTTCGGCCTGACGACTCTGCGCCAGCGCCCCGCTGATCAAGGCAGTGAGATCGTGCGTTGGCTCGCCGGAGAAATCGACCATCCGACGCATCGGCATTCGCACACTTGGGTCGCACCCGAACTCGTCGTCAGGAGCACGACGGCCGCGCCGTCCGAACGCTAG
- a CDS encoding ABC transporter substrate-binding protein gives MGNSQRRFTTGLGIVGVSVLALTGCVGDMEEQGGDEADCSVYEEYGTFEGAEVSVFGSILDLEADLLNESWADFEECTGISIAYEGTSEFEEQVNVRAQGGNAPDLAFFPQPGLLSALVEQGHVIPAAESVEANADEFWSEDWKTYGTVDGEFYAAPLMASIKGYVWYSPSFFTENGYEAPTTLDEMDELTAQIAADGTTPWCVGFGSGSATGWPGTDWLEDYVLRLHGPEVYDQWVNHEIPFNDPQIVEAMDRVGDIIKNPDYVNGGFGDISTITSTDFGDAGLPILDGECALHHQASFYAGFWPEGTTIAEDGDVYAFLTPQESADGELAVTGGGEFVGAFRESEEITAVQTFLATDTWANNRVSLGGVVSANNGVDPANAEESGQLLVDAIALLQNPDTTFRFDGSDLMPGAVGANSFWSALVDWVSGDDTETVLKRVEDNWN, from the coding sequence GTGGGAAATTCGCAGCGTCGCTTCACCACCGGACTGGGCATCGTGGGCGTCAGCGTCCTCGCCTTGACGGGGTGTGTGGGAGACATGGAAGAGCAGGGTGGCGACGAAGCCGACTGCAGCGTCTATGAGGAGTACGGCACCTTCGAAGGTGCCGAAGTCAGCGTCTTCGGTTCGATTCTCGATCTCGAGGCGGACCTGCTGAATGAGTCGTGGGCCGACTTCGAAGAGTGCACCGGGATCAGCATCGCCTACGAAGGCACCAGCGAATTCGAAGAGCAGGTCAACGTTCGCGCTCAGGGCGGAAACGCTCCGGACCTGGCGTTCTTCCCGCAGCCCGGCCTGCTTTCCGCGCTGGTGGAACAAGGGCACGTCATTCCCGCTGCTGAGTCAGTTGAAGCCAACGCCGACGAGTTCTGGAGCGAGGACTGGAAGACCTACGGCACGGTTGACGGCGAGTTTTACGCCGCCCCTCTGATGGCAAGCATCAAGGGCTATGTCTGGTATTCGCCGTCGTTCTTCACGGAGAACGGCTACGAGGCGCCAACCACGCTGGATGAGATGGACGAGCTGACCGCCCAGATCGCAGCTGATGGAACAACGCCGTGGTGCGTTGGCTTCGGTTCGGGATCAGCCACGGGGTGGCCTGGCACCGACTGGTTGGAGGACTACGTCCTGCGTTTGCACGGCCCTGAAGTCTACGATCAGTGGGTCAACCACGAGATCCCGTTCAACGATCCGCAAATTGTGGAAGCGATGGATCGGGTGGGGGACATCATCAAGAATCCCGACTACGTCAACGGCGGATTCGGTGACATCAGCACCATCACCAGCACCGACTTCGGCGATGCCGGGTTGCCGATTCTGGACGGCGAGTGCGCGCTTCACCACCAGGCATCTTTCTACGCGGGCTTCTGGCCCGAGGGAACCACTATCGCCGAAGACGGAGATGTCTACGCGTTCTTGACCCCGCAGGAATCTGCTGACGGAGAGCTGGCCGTCACGGGCGGCGGCGAATTCGTGGGCGCGTTCCGCGAGTCGGAAGAGATCACCGCGGTGCAGACGTTCCTGGCAACAGACACCTGGGCCAATAACCGCGTCAGCCTCGGTGGAGTTGTCAGCGCCAACAACGGTGTTGACCCCGCCAACGCCGAGGAGTCCGGGCAGCTGCTCGTCGACGCGATCGCTCTGCTGCAGAACCCTGACACGACCTTCAGGTTCGACGGGTCGGACCTGATGCCCGGTGCCGTGGGTGCCAACAGCTTCTGGAGTGCTCTGGTCGACTGGGTCTCCGGCGACGATACGGAAACTGTCCTGAAACGCGTCGAGGACAACTGGAACTAA
- a CDS encoding carbohydrate ABC transporter permease: MTSLDLLGKFLQFATGLLVFAIVVALILFLLDRGAKAERTSLQLGLFLGPALALLGIGLIYPAIRTSFLAFTDRAGEFNGWDNFVWMFTQDQALITLLNTFVWIFLVPIISTTIGLVYAVLIDKSRGEKYFKMLVFMPMAISFVGAGIIWRFMYAYRSANYEQYGLVNQIIVSLGGEPQQILQSWPGNTLALIVVMIWIQTGFAMTVLSAAIKGVPAEQLEAAELDGASAYQRFLQVTIPGIRSSLVVVVTTIMIATLKIFDVVRTMTAGNFNTSVVANEMYTQAFRAGEPGRGAALALILFVMVTPIVVYNVRVLMKQRQIR, encoded by the coding sequence ATGACATCACTCGACCTGCTGGGGAAGTTCCTGCAGTTCGCCACCGGACTTTTGGTTTTCGCCATTGTGGTGGCTCTCATCCTGTTCCTGCTCGATCGCGGCGCCAAAGCGGAGAGAACGTCACTTCAGCTGGGCTTGTTCCTCGGCCCGGCGCTGGCGCTCTTGGGGATCGGTCTGATCTACCCGGCCATTCGCACCAGCTTCTTGGCATTCACGGACCGCGCTGGCGAATTTAATGGGTGGGACAACTTCGTCTGGATGTTCACGCAAGATCAGGCGCTGATCACCTTGCTGAACACCTTCGTCTGGATCTTCTTGGTCCCGATCATCTCCACGACGATCGGTTTGGTCTATGCCGTGTTGATCGATAAATCGCGCGGTGAGAAGTACTTCAAGATGCTGGTTTTCATGCCCATGGCGATTTCATTCGTGGGTGCCGGCATCATCTGGCGCTTCATGTACGCGTACCGCTCGGCAAACTACGAGCAGTACGGTCTGGTCAACCAGATCATTGTGAGTCTGGGCGGGGAGCCGCAGCAGATTCTGCAATCGTGGCCGGGCAACACCCTCGCGTTGATCGTGGTGATGATCTGGATCCAGACAGGTTTCGCGATGACCGTCCTGTCGGCGGCGATCAAGGGTGTCCCCGCTGAGCAACTGGAAGCAGCCGAGCTCGACGGCGCCTCGGCGTACCAGCGATTCCTCCAAGTCACCATTCCGGGAATTCGGTCCTCTCTAGTGGTTGTCGTGACGACGATCATGATCGCCACACTGAAGATCTTCGACGTCGTGCGAACCATGACGGCCGGCAACTTCAACACCTCGGTGGTCGCCAACGAGATGTACACGCAGGCGTTCCGCGCCGGCGAGCCGGGGCGCGGCGCCGCTCTGGCTCTGATCCTGTTCGTGATGGTCACGCCGATCGTCGTCTACAACGTCCGCGTCCTGATGAAGCAGAGGCAGATCCGATGA